In Syntrophales bacterium, a single genomic region encodes these proteins:
- the hemA gene encoding glutamyl-tRNA reductase, producing the protein MNIVLIGMNHKTAPLELREKLSLLGGNNVHPLEEMMKIPQIKEALYLATCNRVEALASAVDAKDTVERLKEFIFHHGNLPWEEIERCLYVHFDQQAVRHLFRVASSIDSLVMGEPQILGQVKEAYRRAVEHRTTGVILNRVVHHAFRVAKRVRTETEIAGNAVSVSFTAVELAKKIFGALKGKTILLIGAGEMSELAARHLIKYGVDRILIANRTYTRALEMARDFQGSAVEFARLGESLLNADIVISSTGAPGYVINAEMVAAALRRRKNRLLFLMDIAVPRDIDPAAGTIDNVYLYNIDHLQEIVDENLKSRRGEAEKAEAIIDEEVLKYKEWFSALEAVPTIVSLREKVEGIMKGELGRSLSWMQNLSAEQRKNVEILTSSILNKILHDPIVAIKEESQNGGALPYIAALRRLFRLDDG; encoded by the coding sequence ATGAATATCGTTCTCATCGGCATGAATCATAAAACGGCCCCCCTTGAACTCAGGGAGAAACTTTCCCTGTTGGGCGGAAATAATGTTCATCCCCTCGAGGAGATGATGAAGATTCCGCAGATCAAGGAAGCGCTGTATCTTGCCACCTGTAACCGTGTTGAGGCGCTGGCCAGCGCCGTGGATGCTAAAGATACCGTGGAAAGACTTAAAGAATTTATCTTTCATCATGGTAATCTGCCTTGGGAGGAGATAGAGAGATGCCTTTATGTACATTTCGATCAACAAGCGGTCCGCCATCTCTTCCGGGTAGCATCCAGTATTGATTCGCTGGTGATGGGCGAACCACAGATCCTGGGCCAGGTCAAGGAGGCATACCGCCGTGCTGTCGAGCACAGAACCACGGGAGTGATACTGAACAGAGTTGTCCATCATGCATTTCGGGTGGCCAAGAGGGTCAGGACCGAGACAGAAATTGCCGGCAACGCCGTTTCCGTCAGTTTTACAGCGGTGGAGCTGGCGAAGAAGATCTTCGGCGCCCTGAAGGGGAAAACCATTCTCCTCATCGGCGCCGGGGAGATGTCGGAGCTTGCCGCACGGCATTTGATCAAATATGGTGTGGACAGAATCCTGATTGCCAATCGAACATATACCAGGGCGCTGGAGATGGCGAGAGATTTTCAAGGTAGCGCCGTAGAATTTGCTCGGTTGGGGGAGAGCCTGCTAAATGCCGATATTGTGATCAGTTCCACGGGCGCCCCTGGTTACGTGATCAATGCAGAGATGGTTGCCGCTGCCCTGCGGAGGCGCAAGAATCGCCTGCTTTTCCTGATGGATATCGCCGTGCCCAGGGATATTGATCCTGCGGCAGGTACGATTGATAATGTGTACCTTTACAACATTGATCATCTCCAGGAGATTGTGGATGAGAATCTGAAGAGCCGCAGGGGAGAGGCCGAGAAGGCGGAAGCGATTATAGATGAAGAAGTGCTGAAGTATAAAGAATGGTTCAGCGCCCTGGAAGCTGTCCCCACCATCGTTTCCCTCCGGGAAAAAGTGGAAGGCATCATGAAAGGAGAATTGGGCAGATCCCTTTCCTGGATGCAGAATCTCTCCGCAGAGCAGAGGAAAAATGTAGAAATCCTAACCTCTTCCATATTAAACAAGATCCTCCATGACCCTATCGTGGCCATTAAAGAGGAGAGTCAGAATGGTGGGGCCCTCCCCTATATTGCAGCCTTGCGGAGACTGTTCAGGTTAGATGATGGGTAA
- a CDS encoding bifunctional precorrin-2 dehydrogenase/sirohydrochlorin ferrochelatase, producing the protein MKYYPICLQVTDKKCIVVGGGEVAERKVKRLVECGARVVVVGKILTPFLKAMTGEGRIEHIDADYDEAYIHDAFLVIGATDRDEVNERICGEARERKILVNIVDDPARCDFILPSLFQRGDLLLAISTGGKSPALARKLREELEGHYGPEYATLLTILGKLREKIVVGGRPSEEKRRLFTAIVNSDILQHIKEKNWDCVEKVIHDIVGVDIDL; encoded by the coding sequence ATGAAGTACTATCCTATATGTCTTCAGGTGACAGATAAAAAGTGCATCGTTGTGGGTGGGGGGGAGGTTGCCGAGAGAAAAGTTAAACGGCTCGTGGAATGCGGCGCTCGCGTGGTCGTCGTCGGAAAGATATTGACCCCATTTCTAAAGGCGATGACGGGGGAGGGCAGGATCGAGCATATTGATGCCGATTACGATGAGGCATATATCCATGACGCTTTCCTGGTAATTGGGGCCACAGACAGGGATGAAGTCAACGAAAGGATCTGCGGAGAAGCGAGAGAAAGGAAGATTCTGGTCAACATTGTGGATGATCCCGCGCGATGCGATTTTATTCTCCCCTCTCTCTTTCAACGGGGTGACCTTTTGCTTGCCATATCAACGGGGGGGAAGAGTCCTGCCCTGGCCAGGAAACTGAGAGAAGAACTGGAGGGGCATTATGGGCCGGAATATGCCACACTTCTTACGATCCTGGGGAAGCTCAGGGAAAAGATTGTTGTTGGGGGCCGTCCCTCTGAGGAGAAGAGAAGATTGTTTACCGCCATAGTCAACTCGGACATCCTCCAGCATATCAAAGAAAAAAACTGGGATTGTGTCGAGAAGGTTATTCATGATATTGTAGGCGTTGATATCGACTTATGA
- the ccsA gene encoding cytochrome c biogenesis protein CcsA, which translates to MTDVLFYKVALITYLLSTVGYITSLLVRRVLVARVSTWFLFTAFTIHTVSLVFRSLKTGHSPVIGFHETLSFFAWVMTATYLALQLKTKTRVFGAFVSPVVFLLVIVASIRLGGDVSLPAALQGGLVPVHVILSVTGEALFVLASCAGAMYLIQESFIKNKKVKSFSRLLPSLKDLDKINHLCLLWGFPLLTSGILVGSIWARTVWGSHWQWDPKQIWTLLAWIFYAILLHQRLALGWKGQKVALLSILALSFLLASFVIVSLFFTTVHSFI; encoded by the coding sequence ATGACTGATGTTTTATTCTATAAGGTTGCCCTTATCACCTATCTTCTCTCCACCGTTGGGTACATCACCTCCCTCCTGGTCAGGAGGGTGCTGGTGGCCAGGGTATCCACATGGTTTCTCTTTACGGCCTTTACGATCCACACTGTTTCTCTCGTGTTTCGCTCCCTTAAGACGGGACACAGTCCGGTGATCGGTTTTCATGAAACCCTCTCTTTCTTTGCCTGGGTCATGACCGCTACCTATCTGGCCCTCCAATTGAAAACAAAGACGAGGGTCTTTGGCGCCTTTGTATCTCCCGTGGTTTTTCTGCTTGTGATCGTGGCCTCGATACGCCTGGGAGGAGATGTTTCACTGCCGGCCGCGCTCCAGGGTGGGTTGGTGCCGGTTCACGTGATCCTCTCCGTGACAGGCGAGGCCCTTTTTGTCCTTGCTTCTTGTGCCGGCGCGATGTATCTGATTCAGGAGAGTTTCATAAAAAATAAAAAGGTAAAAAGTTTCAGCAGGCTTCTCCCTTCCCTGAAAGACCTGGATAAGATTAATCATCTCTGTCTTCTCTGGGGATTCCCGTTGCTGACCTCAGGTATCTTAGTGGGGTCAATCTGGGCACGAACAGTCTGGGGGAGTCACTGGCAGTGGGATCCGAAGCAGATATGGACGCTTTTAGCCTGGATCTTTTATGCCATTTTGCTACATCAGAGACTTGCCCTGGGGTGGAAGGGGCAGAAGGTAGCCCTTTTATCCATCCTGGCCCTTAGTTTTCTCCTTGCTTCCTTTGTTATTGTAAGCCTGTTTTTTACCACTGTCCACAGCTTCATTTGA
- a CDS encoding 16S rRNA (uracil(1498)-N(3))-methyltransferase codes for MTIPRIYFPENVEKGDRCKLTEENLRYVKSVLRMRNGDRLLLFDGTGFECEALIRHFTPRDVTVEIVKKERLPDKAIRIALFQALPKANKMDFIIRKATELGVDTIIPFHSARAIPRLSPEMTILKTSRWQKIAHEAARQCGASSVPKIRKILSFAEVLRYPQGEALRIILWEGESETGLKQVLQNKGHEGIKDFFIIIGPEGGFLQEEVDRAIAYGFIPVGLGRQILKVETAALAILSIIQYEKGMTYDIKH; via the coding sequence TTGACGATACCGAGGATCTACTTTCCCGAAAATGTGGAAAAAGGAGACAGGTGTAAATTAACGGAAGAAAACCTGCGTTATGTGAAATCCGTGCTCCGGATGAGAAACGGAGACCGTTTACTCCTCTTTGACGGAACCGGATTTGAGTGTGAGGCGCTCATTCGGCATTTTACCCCCCGTGATGTGACCGTAGAGATCGTAAAAAAAGAAAGGCTTCCGGACAAAGCTATCCGTATTGCCCTGTTCCAAGCCCTGCCCAAAGCAAACAAGATGGATTTCATCATCCGGAAGGCCACCGAACTCGGCGTGGACACAATCATCCCCTTCCATTCGGCAAGAGCGATACCGAGACTGTCGCCGGAGATGACCATTCTCAAGACGTCAAGATGGCAGAAGATCGCCCATGAGGCGGCCAGGCAGTGTGGCGCCTCCAGTGTACCGAAGATCAGAAAAATCCTTTCCTTTGCCGAGGTACTGAGATATCCGCAGGGGGAAGCGCTCAGGATCATCCTCTGGGAAGGAGAATCTGAAACGGGCCTCAAGCAGGTCTTACAGAACAAAGGGCACGAGGGGATAAAAGACTTCTTCATCATCATCGGCCCGGAGGGGGGGTTCTTGCAGGAAGAGGTGGACAGGGCCATAGCTTATGGGTTCATTCCCGTCGGCCTGGGCAGACAGATATTG
- a CDS encoding DUF1329 domain-containing protein produces the protein MKLRKPMFVVRKLSIFCLVGIVVGVMAYAASAAELPAGTIINKANLDKVMNDTFEGKTIRSMLIASQEYQIRNWALQMKLRHSKLPKMGKAFLEATEKYAKDVKFDPKAREVTGWKAGLPFPEASPVTSSPAAVAEFIKDPYAGDKVIWNYYYGHQGGRTQHCPHSWLLVSADTGLERRQDWFWLRYYTKGRMDGPGKPPVVDDALISRTLFFVTAPYDMRGIGIFALRYDSPKLEDNWVYVKSVRRTRRLSGGAWVDPVDGLDMLNDEIWIINARPSWYKSFKLLDKRWVLVIANDFVDWQEGAKTVEEEFPSVDLKNWPHWNPALVPGNEWEPREVWVVEGIPPAYHPHSRRVLYADVHAPPTIYIGEGYDKEGKLWKYVQYTIGSNNAETARENRKTQRGKTVRMIPPSPTEETCNGITPEGFYIDFKRRHASHHYDRIWDANPGFGPNDVTLGHLEAAGK, from the coding sequence ATGAAGTTAAGAAAACCGATGTTTGTAGTAAGGAAATTAAGTATTTTCTGTCTCGTGGGTATAGTGGTTGGTGTGATGGCCTATGCGGCCTCGGCTGCCGAGCTTCCAGCGGGCACAATAATTAACAAAGCCAACCTGGACAAGGTCATGAACGATACCTTCGAGGGGAAAACGATTCGGAGCATGCTGATCGCGTCCCAGGAGTACCAGATCAGGAACTGGGCGCTCCAGATGAAGCTGCGGCACTCCAAGCTACCCAAGATGGGAAAAGCATTCCTCGAGGCCACGGAGAAATATGCAAAAGACGTTAAATTCGATCCTAAAGCCCGGGAGGTTACCGGCTGGAAAGCCGGCCTACCGTTCCCCGAAGCTTCCCCTGTTACTTCCTCACCTGCTGCGGTAGCTGAGTTTATAAAAGACCCGTACGCGGGCGACAAGGTAATCTGGAATTACTATTACGGTCACCAGGGGGGGAGGACCCAGCACTGTCCCCACTCCTGGCTCCTTGTCAGCGCCGACACGGGTCTTGAGCGTCGCCAGGACTGGTTCTGGCTTCGCTATTACACGAAGGGACGCATGGACGGACCGGGGAAGCCGCCGGTGGTTGATGATGCACTCATCTCGAGGACCCTCTTCTTTGTCACGGCCCCTTATGACATGAGGGGGATAGGGATATTCGCGCTCCGCTATGATAGTCCGAAACTCGAAGACAACTGGGTCTATGTCAAGTCGGTGCGGCGGACCCGCAGGCTCTCTGGCGGCGCCTGGGTGGACCCGGTGGACGGTCTGGACATGCTCAATGACGAGATCTGGATCATCAATGCCCGTCCGTCGTGGTACAAGAGCTTCAAGCTCTTAGACAAGCGCTGGGTCCTTGTCATCGCTAACGACTTTGTGGACTGGCAAGAGGGGGCAAAGACGGTGGAGGAGGAATTTCCGTCCGTTGACCTGAAGAACTGGCCCCATTGGAACCCCGCTTTAGTGCCGGGAAACGAGTGGGAGCCCCGGGAGGTCTGGGTGGTCGAGGGCATCCCGCCAGCCTACCATCCGCACAGCAGGAGGGTCTTATATGCGGACGTTCATGCCCCGCCGACAATTTACATTGGGGAGGGCTATGACAAGGAAGGCAAGCTCTGGAAGTACGTTCAGTACACGATCGGAAGCAACAACGCGGAGACGGCCAGAGAAAATCGGAAGACACAAAGAGGCAAGACCGTCCGTATGATTCCACCCAGTCCGACGGAAGAGACATGCAACGGGATTACCCCTGAGGGCTTCTACATTGACTTCAAACGGCGTCACGCCTCGCATCACTATGACCGGATATGGGACGCCAACCCGGGATTCGGCCCGAATGACGTGACCCTCGGCCACTTGGAAGCGGCGGGTAAATAA